From the genome of Rana temporaria chromosome 8, aRanTem1.1, whole genome shotgun sequence:
ccaAGCAGGCTTACTCCCGAGCCACCGCTCTAcatgtccacacacacacacacagccacggctcagccccatcccctctctctcgctCCTTAGTGGCTCCCGATGCGGTCTCAGCCAacaaggagggagagtccccagagATCCGAGgcactcatgcacatcgctggatcgccatggggctcaggtaagtattggggggcggctgcaggtaaaaaaaaaaacttctgcctttaaaaccacCAATGTGCCACATATATGTGTCGCTGTGTtattttttaggggggaggggcacTCATTCAGAGCCCACAGAACTCTAAATGAGCTTTCACTGATAGCTCATGGTCAACTACTGATGATTGGGAACCGGTGGGATGAGCTCCccatgacatcatcactgtgtagCTAATCACAGTGCTGCATGATAGGTAGCCCCTCCTATCGGTTTCGGGCTCCATGGCTCTCCCTAGGGCTGGGcgattttgggcaaaaaaaaaaaaaaaaaaaaaaaacttgattcacggttcgaatcaagtttttttcctgatggttaCCGCgccggcaggagtttttaggcgaggcctagTCCACCGCAATCCTGGGAAAAGACCTGCGGACTAGGCTGAAGCCACGGccttgcctaaaaaatcctgcacacagctcgccgcgatcctgggaaaaggccgcggcttcggcctagtccgtgcCGTCTGTCCTCGCACCCTTTTCCCAGGGCCGCGGCTTTCGGCCTAGTCCGTGGAGCGCCAGtcctatgaaaaaagaaaaatcgaTTCGGTCAAAATCTGAATCAATTTGCCCTTGCAACTCGATTCAGATTTTAAACCGATTTTTTCCCCAGCTCTCCCGCCATGTAATTTCGATTTTGCTAAACTCTATACCCTACAATAATTTTATCAAGCTTTGTTAGAACAGAAGGAATTCACGTCTCAATCCATCAcgtttccaaaaatatatatatatataatattcctTAATTTTTGGCTCAGTGGGCGGGGAACGTGTTCCAAAAGGGATTATTTTACAAACTATAGTTCCTGAGGACTAAAGAAGAAGAACTTGTAATTCCACCAACCAACTTTAGTTTGCCATAAGCCGGGCCTGTAAACTAGGCTAATACTATATTTTGAGCCTCCCCACATGGCAGAAGTGGTCATCTTCTAGGTTCACTTGAAAAGGCTGAACTTTTGTTAGAGtgaaggaatgggggggggggggggtttcctctAAGTAGTTTACCAAAGTTGGTGAAGTTGGACTCAAGAAACTGACTTTCCTCCGAGTGGTTTACCAACGTTGGTGAAGTTAGACTCAAGAAACGGGCTTTCCTCCGAGTGGTTTACCAACGTTGGGGCAGTTAGACTCAAGAAACGGCTTTCCTCCGAGTGGTTTACCAACGTTGGGGCAGTTAGACTCAAGAAACGGCTTTCCTCCGAGTGGTTTACCAACGTTGGGGCAGTTAGACTCAAGAAACGGCTTTCCTCCGAGTGGTTTACCAACGTTGGTGAAGTTGGACTCAAGAAACGGGCTTTCCTCCGAGTGGTTTACCAACGTTGGGGCAGTTAGACTCAAGAAACTGGCTTTCCTCCAAGTAGTTTACCAACGTTGGTGAAGTTAGACTCAAGGAACGGGGCTTTCCTCCAAGTAGTTTACCAACGTTGGTGAAGTTAGACTCAAGGAGCGGGGCTTTCCTCCGAGTGGTTTTCCAAATCGATGAAGTTAGACTCAAGGAACGAGGCTTTCTGCTGGGTGGTTTACCAACGTTGGTGAAGTTAGACTCAAAGAACAAGGGGATTTCCTCAAAGGGGTTTACGAACGTTGTTGAAAGATTCATCGCCTACAAAAGCTTTTCATGTTCCCTGTAACATGATGGTATCCCCATGAGTCCTCGAATGTTTGAGAAAGTCTGACTTATTCCTGTAACTCCTTCCACACACAGAGCAGGAAAATGGAGTCTCTCTCGTGTGAACCCTCTCATGCCGGATCAGAGCCGAATTGCAAACGAAGCCTTTGCCACAGATGGggcaggaaaatggcttctcctCCATGTGATATTTCTGGTGTATCCTTAGCTCTGAGGAGCTCACGAAAGACTTCTCGCAGGTCGAGCAAGAGTAGGGCTTCTCTCCCGAGTGGATGCGCTCATGGACAACGAGGTGCGACCGGACAACGAAGCCTTTCCCACAAACATGGCAGGTGAATGGCCTTTCCCCTGTGTGAGTCCTTTGGTGGACGGCGAGAATAGAGCTTCGGGAAAAACACTTGCCACAATCGGGGCAGGAGAATGGCTTATTTTCCCCGTGGCTCCTTTTGTGTTTCTCAAAGGACGTCCCGTACTTGAAGCACTTCCCGCACACCGAACATGAATACTCTGTCTCCTTGCTGTGAGCTCTCTCGTGCCGGCTGAGGTAGGAACTGTTGTTGAAGGTCTTCCCGCACACCGAACAGGAGTACggcttctgccccgtgtgaaTCCTCCGGTGGATGATGAGGTTGGAGCTGCTgatgaaacacttcccgcactcttcACAGGAGTAAGGTctttccccagtgtggctccggCGGTGGGTGATGAGGTTGGACTTGGAGGAAAAACACTTTGCACACTCAGAGCACTGgaacggcttctctcccgtgtggacTCGATGATGGGCCAGAAGCTCTACTTTATAGCGAAAGGACTTCCCGCACAAAGAACAGATGACTCCGTTCCTTTGGGTCTGAAGACTTGGATCAATGTCCCCCAAGTCTTTGCTATCAGATGTGCACTGTGTATCTTCCACAATAAATGTGGTGACTGTGAAATCTTCTTCATCTCCTGAAAGGTGTTCTTCCTTAATGTGATAAGTGGGAGTAGATGTTTCAGAAGCTCCTTTGTGTGAGAGGGATTGGTCCTTCACCTCAGCAGATTGTATCTGATGTAAATGTGTGGAGACATAAGAGTCTGGGAAATGTTTTCTAGGTGAGAGGGGATCCTTAATCTGAGTGGAAGGGCATTGTGTCTGATGTGGGGGTGTAGAAGTGTTGGGATTTGGGGAGCATTCTCCTTTTTCCAGTGAGAGGACCTCGTCCTTAATAGGAGTCAGTATGGGACCCGTGTGACTGGATTGTGTAGAAGAACCAAAGTGCAGCAGATGTTCCTCACTTGACACAATTTCCTCCTCCATAGGAGTAATTGTAGTCATAGAACAATCTGCAGAGTTCTGTAGTAGATGTTTTTCACATTCCATGGGTTTCTTTTCAAGATAATCAGACGTAGGTTTGGCTTTGTCATCTCTACTTGAacctgttaataaaaaaaaaatgaattagaaTTCCTCCAATTTTACCGGAAACTTTAGATGTCCCATCATTATTTTCCTCTTTCAGCACCATCACCATAATACATGTATTATAAATGTGTTGCCTTCAAAATCCATTTTACCTTGACCAAACCGTACCTGGTGATGTGAGAGGCGGCCGGCTCTCCATCATgatgtccttgtagagatccttgtgtccttctatatactcccactcctccatggagaaatagacagtgacatcctgacaccttataggaacctgacacacacaatgataccgtcaccatccagacacatcccttgtctgttactggataatgtcccagaattcccggcaccgctcacctctcctgtcagcagatcaATGATCTTCTGGGCGACTTCTAGAATCTTTTTGTTGCTCCTTTCGCATGTCAGGGAGGGAAATGGAAGCTCCATGATGGGGCTCCTGGTCCATCCTTTGGACACATGTAGACAGTTGCTTGATGTCACGTGATCATCTGATTTCTTCATGGGTCCATAATCCTATGTAATGAAATATACATGTGTTACAGAAACATGACTACCTGCCCCATGCAACATCTCACCTCTCCggacaggtctgtgttttattaatagtgataagagtgatgtcatgtgacctcccagaatcctcctcacctctccggtcaggtctgtgtttcatTAATATTAATAAGAgtgacctgaccggagaggtgaggaggattctgggaggtcacatgacatcactcttacctctaataataaaacacagacctgactggacctctcagaatcctcctcacctctccggtcaggtctgtgttttattattagagCTAAGAGTGATGTCATCTGAAATActgccgagaggagagatcacatcacttccctcttccagtgtttacacaggaggaggaggtgacacgctgggggagcgcgcggattggttcagagcgatccggagggggcggacaaaaacgaacagccgccccctcgttccggatcgctcggacagccacgggaaccgccgcatgtaccgggggggggggggggggtcccgatcggacccctgacccacgtctaggcaggcacgtagatgtgcctgtccgtgccattctgccgacgtaaatgtacatgcggcggtccggaagtggttaatagagctaagagtgatgtcacgtgacctcccagaatcctcctcacctctccggtcaggtctgtgttttattaatagagagaagagtgatgtcatgtgacctcccagaatcctcctcacctctccggtcaggtctgcgttttattaatagagataagagtgatgtcatgtgacctcccagaatcctcctcacctctccggtcaggtctgtgttttattaatagagatgagagtgatgtcatgtgacctcccagaatcctcctcacctctccggtcagctctgtgttttattaatagagataagagtgatgtcatgtgacctcccagaatcctcctcacctctccggtcagctctgtgttttattaatagagataagagtgatgtcatgtgacctcccagaatcctcctcactaaggatgagctccggcgtgttcgcatagaacacgtgcagagcccgccaggaagtcggcacccgcgctgcgctaatcacagccaggcagacattgtccgatgctcagctgcagagatcgggaaatgtctgcctggctgtgattagcgcagcgctggtgccaacttcctggcgttctctgcacgtgttctatgcgaacacgccggagctcatccttactcctcacctctctggtctggtacgtgttttattaatagagataagagtgatgtcatgtgacctcccagaatcctcctcacctctccggtcagctctgtgttttattaatagagataagagtgatgtcatgtgacctcccagaatcctcctcacctctccggtcagcagataaaggatctccagggtgaggttgaTTAATCGCTCTCGTATCTCATCTCTGTCTTTGTACATCTTCTGGGCACCACTTGGCCCGGGTGGCGTCCTGGTCTTATATGACTGACCAACAAGGGGCATCGGTGAAGATCATGTGCTGAAGCGATCCTAACCTGAGCAACAAGATCGATTCCATTAAAAAAC
Proteins encoded in this window:
- the LOC120909362 gene encoding oocyte zinc finger protein XlCOF22-like, whose translation is MPLVGQSYKTRTPPGPSGAQKMYKDRDEIRERLINLTLEILYLLTGEDYGPMKKSDDHVTSSNCLHVSKGWTRSPIMELPFPSLTCERSNKKILEVAQKIIDLLTGEVPIRCQDVTVYFSMEEWEYIEGHKDLYKDIMMESRPPLTSPGSSRDDKAKPTSDYLEKKPMECEKHLLQNSADCSMTTITPMEEEIVSSEEHLLHFGSSTQSSHTGPILTPIKDEVLSLEKGECSPNPNTSTPPHQTQCPSTQIKDPLSPRKHFPDSYVSTHLHQIQSAEVKDQSLSHKGASETSTPTYHIKEEHLSGDEEDFTVTTFIVEDTQCTSDSKDLGDIDPSLQTQRNGVICSLCGKSFRYKVELLAHHRVHTGEKPFQCSECAKCFSSKSNLITHRRSHTGERPYSCEECGKCFISSSNLIIHRRIHTGQKPYSCSVCGKTFNNSSYLSRHERAHSKETEYSCSVCGKCFKYGTSFEKHKRSHGENKPFSCPDCGKCFSRSSILAVHQRTHTGERPFTCHVCGKGFVVRSHLVVHERIHSGEKPYSCSTCEKSFVSSSELRIHQKYHMEEKPFSCPICGKGFVCNSALIRHERVHTRETPFSCSVCGRSYRNKSDFLKHSRTHGDTIMLQGT